One Glycine max cultivar Williams 82 chromosome 4, Glycine_max_v4.0, whole genome shotgun sequence DNA segment encodes these proteins:
- the LOC100791281 gene encoding palmitoyl-acyl carrier protein thioesterase, chloroplastic isoform X1 — translation MAAISNIGSHFPGNLSDAKKDNNVLRLSFCSPRNTTNMSNNKRRFLSVSASYNDSPRKMDTTNRVNVNGINVAEAPLQAGKLANESAADEAIVTSLRGRFVEGKFVFRQIFVIRSYEIGPDKTATMETIMNFLQETALNHVTSSGIGGEGFGATREMSLRKLIWVVTRIQVQVQRYNKWGDEIEVDTWVDAAGKNGMRRDWIIRDHYTKEIITRATSTWVIMNRQTRRLSKIPEEVKQELLPFYLNNRLAVPTEEADSEKIDKLTDETAQRIRSGLAPRWNDMDANQHVNNVKYIGWILESVPIEVLEHYNMTSMTLEFRRECTQSNLLESMTCPTARVMESNNNSKNRKPELQYTHLLRLQQYKADVIRARTEWNLKQKQQ, via the exons ATGGCGGCAATCAGCAACATCGGTTCACATTTTCCAGGGAATTTAAGCGATGCAAAGAAGGATAATAATGTTTTGAGGCTTAGTTTTTGTTCTCCACGCAACACTACTAACATGTCTAATAACAAACGAAGATTTTTATCGGTGAGTGCAAGTTACAATGACAGTCCTCGAAAAATGGACACAACAAATAGAGTGAATGTGAATGGAATAAACGTGGCAGAGGCTCCTCTACAAGCAGGGAAATTGGCAAATGAAAGTGCAGCAGATGAAGCTATTGTTACCAGCTTGCGTGGAAGGTTTGTGGAGGGTAAGTTTGTATTTAGGCAAATTTTTGTTATCAGGTCTTATGAAATTGGACCAGATAAAACTGCCACAATGGAGACAATCATGAATTTTCTTCAG gAAACTGCTTTGAATCATGTCACCAGCTCCGGGATTGGTGGAGAAGGATTTGGAGCAACCCGCGAGATGAGCCTTAGAAAACTCATTTGGGTGGTTACTCGTATTCAAGTTCAAGTGCAAAGATATAACAAAtg GGGAGACGAAATTGAAGTTGATACTTGGGTTGATGCAGCAGGAAAGAATGGAATGCGAAGAGATTGGATAATCAGGGATCATTACACCAAAGAAATCATAACAAGAGCAACAAG CACATGGGTGATCATGAATAGACAAACAAGAAGACTATCCAAGATCCCTGAAGAGGTTAAGCAAGAGCTTCttcctttttaccttaataacAGGCTTGCCGTTCCTACCGAAGAAGCAGATTCTGAAAAGATAGACAAACTCACTGATGAAACTGCTCAGAGAATCCGATCTGGCCTGGCT CCAAGGTGGAATGACATGGATGCCAACCAGCATGTCAACAATGTGAAATACATTGGATGGATTTTAGAG AGTGTGCCAATTGAAGTGCTAGAACATTATAATATGACAAGCATGACTTTGGAGTTTCGGCGTGAATGTACACAATCAAATTTGTTGGAGTCCATGACATGTCCAACAGCAAGAGTTATGGAGTCCAATAATAATTCCAAGAACAGAAAACCCGAACTGCAATACACACACTTGCTTCGTCTGCAACAATATAAAGCAGATGTTATCCGAGCCAGAACTGAATGGAATTTAAAGCAAAAGCAACAGTGA
- the LOC100791281 gene encoding palmitoyl-acyl carrier protein thioesterase, chloroplastic isoform X2 has translation MKVQQMKLLLPACVEGLWRETALNHVTSSGIGGEGFGATREMSLRKLIWVVTRIQVQVQRYNKWGDEIEVDTWVDAAGKNGMRRDWIIRDHYTKEIITRATSTWVIMNRQTRRLSKIPEEVKQELLPFYLNNRLAVPTEEADSEKIDKLTDETAQRIRSGLAPRWNDMDANQHVNNVKYIGWILESVPIEVLEHYNMTSMTLEFRRECTQSNLLESMTCPTARVMESNNNSKNRKPELQYTHLLRLQQYKADVIRARTEWNLKQKQQ, from the exons ATGAAAGTGCAGCAGATGAAGCTATTGTTACCAGCTTGCGTGGAAGGTTTGTGGAGG gAAACTGCTTTGAATCATGTCACCAGCTCCGGGATTGGTGGAGAAGGATTTGGAGCAACCCGCGAGATGAGCCTTAGAAAACTCATTTGGGTGGTTACTCGTATTCAAGTTCAAGTGCAAAGATATAACAAAtg GGGAGACGAAATTGAAGTTGATACTTGGGTTGATGCAGCAGGAAAGAATGGAATGCGAAGAGATTGGATAATCAGGGATCATTACACCAAAGAAATCATAACAAGAGCAACAAG CACATGGGTGATCATGAATAGACAAACAAGAAGACTATCCAAGATCCCTGAAGAGGTTAAGCAAGAGCTTCttcctttttaccttaataacAGGCTTGCCGTTCCTACCGAAGAAGCAGATTCTGAAAAGATAGACAAACTCACTGATGAAACTGCTCAGAGAATCCGATCTGGCCTGGCT CCAAGGTGGAATGACATGGATGCCAACCAGCATGTCAACAATGTGAAATACATTGGATGGATTTTAGAG AGTGTGCCAATTGAAGTGCTAGAACATTATAATATGACAAGCATGACTTTGGAGTTTCGGCGTGAATGTACACAATCAAATTTGTTGGAGTCCATGACATGTCCAACAGCAAGAGTTATGGAGTCCAATAATAATTCCAAGAACAGAAAACCCGAACTGCAATACACACACTTGCTTCGTCTGCAACAATATAAAGCAGATGTTATCCGAGCCAGAACTGAATGGAATTTAAAGCAAAAGCAACAGTGA